A single region of the Rhodospirillales bacterium genome encodes:
- a CDS encoding TolC family protein, which translates to MCYRFLLLAVAGASLSLSSGAHAETLREAVQTALNNHPSVEAAKASHLSSMEERREKKSDFFPVLNANASGGRMYGDNSTSRGLTVSRGAAYSWIWEGNASVTQPIFSGFETVNRVDAASARIFAADYNVSSVEESLALRAVQAYINVLQSRDTLEKTRDYKDKLQDYLGRVEMMVDAGAADEVEAAQARNINLLLANSLSEATGQLESAYAAYVEVVGKMPDGALKKPSVHEEMIFPSVEEALSYTKAHHPSIMAARKESEAAGYDVTAEKGTLYPDLNGELSYLKKDQLEEIGGEIEDRRALLRASWSFSTGGAELARIRRAKADYAEKQARSQEVVRQIEQEVRLAYAQLETARKQSDLAQEREAVTAELFEAYESQFEGARIRLLQLMQADNQLFGAQIEKMNAEYRTLLSEYMTLASTGRLQQSLELAESDVPAAAAPVAEEGGEGEEALEESVPLVKADETLLYKSSLKGVSVSHEQN; encoded by the coding sequence ATGTGTTATAGATTTTTATTGCTGGCGGTTGCTGGAGCGTCCCTGAGTCTGTCCTCGGGTGCGCATGCGGAGACTTTGCGCGAAGCGGTTCAGACGGCTTTAAACAATCATCCGAGCGTAGAAGCGGCCAAGGCAAGCCATCTTTCCTCTATGGAGGAACGCCGGGAAAAGAAATCGGATTTCTTTCCTGTTTTGAATGCGAACGCTTCGGGCGGACGAATGTACGGCGATAACAGTACAAGCCGCGGTTTGACCGTAAGCAGGGGGGCGGCCTATTCATGGATTTGGGAAGGAAACGCTTCCGTGACCCAGCCTATTTTCAGCGGTTTTGAAACGGTAAACCGCGTGGATGCCGCAAGCGCGCGAATTTTTGCCGCAGACTATAATGTTTCCAGTGTAGAAGAAAGCCTCGCATTACGCGCCGTTCAGGCCTACATCAATGTTTTGCAATCGCGCGATACGCTGGAAAAAACGAGGGATTATAAAGACAAGCTCCAGGATTATCTGGGACGGGTCGAAATGATGGTGGATGCTGGCGCTGCCGACGAGGTCGAGGCGGCGCAGGCGCGCAATATCAATTTGTTGCTCGCCAATAGTTTGAGCGAGGCGACCGGGCAGCTTGAATCGGCTTATGCGGCCTATGTGGAAGTTGTCGGGAAGATGCCGGACGGGGCGCTCAAAAAGCCTTCCGTGCATGAGGAGATGATTTTCCCTTCTGTGGAAGAAGCTCTCTCTTACACCAAGGCGCATCATCCGAGCATTATGGCTGCGCGCAAGGAATCCGAGGCTGCGGGATATGACGTGACGGCAGAAAAAGGAACCCTTTATCCCGATTTGAACGGGGAGTTGTCTTATCTGAAAAAAGATCAGCTCGAAGAAATCGGCGGCGAGATCGAAGACCGGCGGGCGCTTTTGCGCGCAAGCTGGAGTTTTTCAACAGGCGGCGCGGAACTGGCCCGGATTCGCCGCGCCAAGGCCGATTATGCGGAAAAACAGGCACGTTCTCAGGAAGTTGTGCGCCAGATTGAACAGGAGGTTCGCCTGGCTTATGCGCAGCTTGAAACGGCCCGCAAGCAAAGCGATCTGGCGCAGGAAAGGGAGGCGGTTACCGCCGAACTTTTCGAAGCTTATGAGAGCCAGTTCGAAGGCGCACGCATTCGGCTTTTGCAGCTCATGCAAGCGGATAACCAGCTCTTTGGCGCGCAGATTGAAAAAATGAATGCGGAATACCGTACTCTTTTGTCCGAATATATGACGTTGGCCTCTACCGGCCGGTTGCAACAGTCTTTAGAACTTGCGGAGTCGGACGTGCCTGCGGCAGCGGCACCTGTGGCAGAGGAGGGGGGAGAAGGAGAAGAAGCGTTGGAAGAATCTGTGCCTCTTGTAAAGGCAGACGAAACCCTGCTTTATAAATCCTCTCTGAAGGGGGTTTCTGTATCGCATGAGCAAAATTGA
- a CDS encoding Re/Si-specific NAD(P)(+) transhydrogenase subunit alpha — protein MTLKIAVPKETSPDEKRVAASPETVKKLAALGASVCLESNAGKGAAFSDKAYKEAGATIVKTATEALKDADIVLRVRPQAGEDFKSLRKNTLLVGMLNPYQNEALIKNCAESGITAFAMELVPRITRAQAMDVLSSQSNLAGYKSVLDAAEHYARSFPMMMTAAGTIAPAKVMVMGAGVAGLQAIATAKRLGAIVCATDVRPAAKEQVQSLGGTFVAVEDDEFKEAETSGGYAREMSKAYQKKQAALIEETIARQDIVITTALIPGRPAPKLISEKMVKSMKPGSVIVDLAVEAGGNCELSQSGKVVEKHGVTIVGHSNTPSRLATDASALYAKNLLSLLALIIKDGALSIDWEDEIIKAIALTKDGDIIHPGFHKEKAQENPVKGKAASEEHLVEEPESQKKTGTDKE, from the coding sequence GTGACTCTCAAGATTGCCGTACCAAAAGAAACTTCGCCGGATGAAAAGCGCGTGGCCGCCTCACCGGAAACAGTCAAAAAGCTTGCCGCCCTTGGCGCAAGCGTCTGTCTTGAAAGCAACGCCGGAAAAGGGGCTGCCTTTTCCGACAAGGCCTATAAAGAGGCGGGCGCAACGATTGTCAAAACGGCAACGGAAGCCCTCAAAGACGCCGATATCGTCCTTCGTGTCCGTCCGCAAGCCGGCGAGGATTTCAAATCCTTACGTAAAAACACGCTTCTGGTGGGCATGTTAAACCCCTATCAAAACGAAGCGCTGATTAAAAACTGTGCCGAAAGCGGCATAACCGCTTTTGCGATGGAACTCGTGCCGCGCATCACGCGCGCGCAGGCAATGGATGTCCTGTCCTCCCAGTCCAATCTGGCGGGCTATAAATCCGTTCTGGACGCTGCGGAGCATTACGCCCGCTCCTTTCCGATGATGATGACCGCTGCCGGCACGATTGCGCCGGCAAAAGTGATGGTGATGGGCGCCGGCGTTGCGGGATTGCAGGCAATTGCAACAGCCAAAAGGCTGGGCGCGATCGTCTGCGCCACGGATGTCCGCCCGGCCGCCAAAGAGCAGGTGCAATCTCTGGGCGGCACTTTTGTGGCTGTCGAGGACGATGAGTTTAAGGAAGCGGAAACATCCGGCGGCTACGCCAGGGAAATGTCAAAAGCTTACCAGAAAAAACAGGCGGCCCTGATTGAAGAAACCATCGCCAGACAGGACATTGTAATTACGACCGCCCTGATCCCCGGACGCCCTGCGCCTAAACTTATCTCGGAAAAAATGGTGAAATCCATGAAACCCGGGTCCGTGATTGTCGATCTGGCCGTGGAAGCGGGTGGAAACTGCGAACTCTCGCAAAGCGGAAAAGTCGTTGAAAAGCATGGCGTTACGATTGTCGGACATTCGAACACGCCTTCCCGTCTCGCGACAGACGCCTCCGCCCTCTACGCCAAAAACCTTCTGAGTCTTCTGGCCCTGATAATAAAAGACGGCGCACTTTCGATTGACTGGGAAGATGAAATTATCAAGGCCATTGCCCTGACCAAAGACGGTGACATTATTCACCCCGGTTTTCACAAGGAAAAGGCGCAAGAAAACCCTGTCAAAGGCAAAGCCGCATCGGAAGAGCACCTTGTAGAGGAACCGGAATCGCAAAAGAAAACAGGGACGGATAAAGAATAG